AGCCAGGAAAATCGCGTATTGTATTTAATAATGACATCAGTGTGTGACAACCAACAGCTTCTGCGAGCTTGTGAGTCACTTAGTGCAGGAATTGGACACTCTGAAGCGCACGAGTTCTGGAAAGGAGCAGATAAACAGCACTGTCTGCATCTGCTCTATCTGTTCTCTCTTTGCCatgttcttcttcttgtccACCCTACGTGTTCGTTCGATGTTTCTTATGACAGATTGTTCCGTGCTCTAGATGCGTTTCGTCAAAAAGCTTTACCATTACTGCGCGCTGCCATAAAGGACTCTCCCATATCTAAAGAATGGAAGTTGAACTGCCGCCCATGTCCCCCACGTCTGCTCTTTGTATTTCAAATGAACGGAGCTATGAGAGTTAGTGGTTCTGGTGGAAACGGCATGGATGCAGGTGGAAACCCAGACAAGCCGAAAAAGCACTCCCCACGTAGACGTCTTCAACACGCTCTGGAGGACCAAATCTACCGCATTTTCCGAAAAAGTCGAGTTCTCACAAACCAAAGCAGCAACTGCTTGTTCACTGTACCTGCAAATCAGGCGTTTGTTTATGTGATACCAGGAGCAGAAGAGGACCCAGTGGGTGCTTTGCTGAGTCAATTGCGTTCCAACTGTGCCCTGCGTGAAAATGACACCAACACCTCTGTATCTGGGCCAAGACGCTATCAACAGATGCGTCATTCAGCAAGACAACCCTCTTTCACTGTGGAAAGCAGCAGTATATCACCGGGTGGTCAGTTAGTAGACTGCACTTTAAAAGAGTTCCTATGGCAACATGTAGAACTTGTACTTACCAAGAAAGGCTTTGATGACAGTGTCGGTCGCAACCCACAGCCTTCGCACTTTGAACTGCCAACCTACTCCAAATGGGCACAAGTAGCTTCTAGACTGTACCAGGTCATGATTGACAACACGGAAGAAGAAACCGCAGAGCTCGCAATCAAAGTGCAGGCTCAGCTGAAAGTGCTGGAGGGGTTCCTCGATGCAGACGCCAAGTTTTCAGAGAACAGGTGTCAAAAAGCATTGCCATTGGCCCACAGTGCTTACCAGTCCAACCTTCCCCACAATTACACCACAACAGTCCACAAAAACCAGCTTGCTCTAGCCCTGAGGGTCTACAGCCAGCATGCGCGAGGGGTCGCTTTCCAGCGCTACGCCTTGCAGCTGCACGAAGACTGCTACAAGTTCTGGAGCAACGGGCACCAGTTGTGCGAGGAGCGCAGCCTCACGGACCAACACTGTGTCCACAAGTTTCATCTGCTTCCACAGCCAGGTAAAGGCTCTAATACTTCTcccaagaaaaagaaaaaaaacctcaGTTCTGATTGAAGTGCAGTTATGGGGGAGCAAACTAATGCAGACATTCCAGCATTGTGATTTGGTGACTAGGGATTACGGAAGTTTCATTGACAGTTTGTatctcttattattattattcttgaatcttatgacagttttttttttttacaggtgaGAAGCCTGAGATGGACTGCAACCCTCCCGTACTCCACCACAACAGCAGGGGGCGATCTACCAGCTCCTGCAACTGCGGCCGGAAGCAAGCGCCTCGCGAGGACCCCTTCGACATCCAGGCTGCCAACTATGACTTCTTTCAGGTTAGTATTCATGCCTCAAGGAACTCAGCAGACATGGTGACATACTGTGAGACCTGGGAAagttgtgtaacagtgtgtcCCCCTCAGATGCTAGAGGAGAAATGCTGTGGAAAGCTAGAGCGGATCGAGTTCCCCGTCTTCCAACCAAGCACCCTCGACCCGGCCCCGGCATGTGACGATGCGCCCATGCCCTCTGAGGGTTCTGGCCCGGCGTCAGGGCCCTCGGATGGGGAAGggctgaaggagagggagcCCCCTGCTGCCGCCACTaccaccactaccaccaccaccaccaccacccactccCATACCCCAGGAGAAAGCACCAGCCTCAGCCTGGCCCTCAGCTTGGGCCAGTCCACAGATAGCCTTGGGCCGTATGGGGATGGAGAGGGCAGCGAGGCCCAGGGCCCACAGAAGAGGCCCAGTCTGGTGGACCGCCAGCCCTCCACAGTAGAGTACCTACCAGGCATGCTCCACTTAGGCTGCCCCAAGGGCTTGCTTCCCAAGTTCTCCAGCTGGTCCCTGGTCAAACTAGGCCCAGCGAAAGCCTACAACTGCCACACCGGTCTCGAACAACCCGGCTTCCTGCCCGGCTCGTCCTTCCTGCTGCCTTGGGACGTGGTGATTCGTTCTCGGTCCGAGGAGGACGCGGGATTGGCCGAGCCCCTGGACGgtagctcctcctcctggcccgcCCCCAACAAGTCCCTGTCTGGGAAACGGGGAAGCGCCGGTGGACTGGGGCGGGGAAGACGACGAGACGACATGGCCCGAGCCTTTGTGGGCTTCGAGTACGAGGACAGCAGAGGGCGCCGTTTCTTCAGCTCCGGGCCGGACAAGATCGTGAAGGTGCTGGGACCGGGAGGAGCCAAGGAACCAGCGACGAGGACATTGAATACTGACATGCCGCTCTATATACCCTCTCCTGCCCAGGGCCGGGGGCTGAAACCTCACTACGCCCAGCTGGCACGACTCTTTGTCGTGGTGCCAGACGCTCCTCTGGAGATCACTCTCAACCCACAGGTGAGCGGGGGACGGCGACCGAAAACACACTGAAtggagcagtggttctcaaccctggtcctcaagtatcccctgtcctgcatgtttgagatgtttccctgctccaacacacctgattcaaatgaatgggtcgttatctagttatgcagaagcctgctaacgacccattcatttgaatcaggtctgttggagcagggaaacatctcaaacatgcaggacagggggtacttgaggagcACCAAGCATTCGCTTAAGGAAAAATGTGCATGTCAAATCTGGTCTTCAGGCGTTTTGATCTCGCATGACAAACCTCATCGTTAAGTGACTGCTGAGTAATCAAACAAACTGCTGAGTAATACGTCGTCAACTTGGGTGTTTCATCCATTTGAGCGCCGGCATCCTAATTCCCCTTTGTGgttccttcttctctcttctagGTGCAACCaggccctcctccctgcccggTGTTCCACCCTGAGCACACTGAACTTGTGCTCCCCCCTGATGGCTTGTGGGTCTTACGGTTCCCCTACTCGTATGTCACGGAGCGCGGCCCCTGCTACCCCCCGAAAGAGAACCAGCCCCTCACCAACTACAAGGTGCTGCGGGGGATCCTGCGCGCTAACACGGCTAGCGTCCCACAACAGTAACTCGGCTAAGCTGAGTCTTTTTGTCTCCTGTTTGGTTCTCGCTCTGTGCTCTGTGATGTCTGCTGTAGTTGCTTGGTAACCTCCAGCAACAGATGAAGTAGGTCTTCGTAGTAAATCCCATTCCCTTGGGATTCCTTATCCCAAATGTACTACTTTATTTAGAGGTAACTTTTTTTTGTTCATCCTATTTTGTAACTTCATGACGTGCCATGGGCAGAGTAAATTATGTCTTGCTGTTTACGGATTCTGTACAAAAagtgaaataaatacattattgtCAATAAATCCTTCCAAATCAGCCTTATTCCTGGGCGGCTGAAGTGCAAAGTACTTGTCTACACTGGTGGGCTACACTAGCATAACCTgaaccaaacctaattttgtAAACTAAAAGACTGAAGGCCATCTGTCCAGGAGAAAATCCAAACTGGTTTTCCATAATTGGGTCAGAACCGTGTCTTTCCTATTTACAGCAGTTTAATGTTACAAACTGGGATACTGCTATATCCACTAGGTGACACTGTTGGTCAAGATCTTTGTCACTATTGGTCAATCACTAGGAAACTCCATGCCAGTGGGTTCACTTGGCAACTCTGGGGAGTTAAGTTTATCAGGACACAGAggaacataaaaacacacaatgtCTGTAAAATTGTGATATCGTTTTCATTTCCATTTAAAAGTGAATTAATATGCATGAGCAGCAATGCCACTATTATTGCAAAACATAATGCTAATTTGAGTTTTTTCACATTATGCTTACTAAGTCGTTTTCTATACCAGAATAGTGTGGCAGTGTTGATGTTTTGGTTTCCAACACAACTGCAGAACAGTAGCTTACAGTATTTATATACTGCGTGCATGATTGGTTAGAGTTTGCCATCTCTGGCCAATGGGTAGGATGTTGCTATGCCGTAATGTTACATTGACTGGTTGCAATGGCTGTCACTCACCTCCAGACTAGGTTATTTTCTATGCGCAATAACATCAACTCAAGCGGTGCGCTGTAACCTACAGTATCCGATGAACATCCTATGCTGGTGTCCGTGCATTGAACGCAACGCGAAGCGACAAAAGTCTAGACAGAAATGAAACGAGACTGTAACATATAAAGTTGCAAACCCGAAACAACAAAAGACAACGAGGGTTTTTCTGTCAAAAGGTAAATATAATACCTTAATTGTTGTTTACTTGTAGGCTACTGCTCCGAAAAGATGTCTAAGCATCGAAAGTTATTATGTCGGATCTTGAAAGAGTACagcaaaatgacaaaaaaaaataataatatgtatTCTAATGACAGTTGTCTAACCTCATGCTTCGTGGAGTGTGACTTGCGGTTGTGATGCGAGAAGGAACGATCTTGTTCACAGTGGCATTGGATGCACGGGGTTAAATTACACACCGTCCGTTCCATAAAGTTGGCAGTGGCGTATTCTGCACCACAGCTGCACTGCACATCCATAACAGAACAGTGGACGACTGCGGTGCATGCGCTCCGTAACATGGGAAGTTGCAGAGGAAGTGCAACCGCGTGATGACATTGTTTTGGTCTGGAGTTATGGTTTTTTTGTGGCCATGTGCATGTTTGTCATCTGTTTGCCAAAACATTTAGAGAAACCATTGGCACCGAAGCGATACATAAACGCGATTGGCATTGTTCTGTGATCATTTCACAGCGACGTCGTGGTCTGTTCCACAGCATAAACAATGAATGTGTCAGTTCATCCACTGACGTGTGCATACATAATTTATAAATTCTATTTTAAGGGAGGCAATATAAAACGATATCATGACGGGTGACAGCTGGCAAGCTGATTAGCGCTTGACTAATTAATGTCTTcgttattttcatttttttatgacGGTCCATCGACTCAGGATGTCGAGTTGCTTAGGCTGTTAGAACATTAAATATTTTTATTGTCACAATTCTGATGAGCTTACCCAGTTTAAAGAGCCACAAATGGATGCACACTACGACTTAGCCAGTAACCTTTTTTGGTACTTCACTGCTTCAAATATGAATCAACGGCCCTTAGAGCTGTTGCTTTTAAGGATAAACCCCATAGATTGTTGCGTAGAAATGTGAACCAAGTTGGCGGGTggcgctggagagagacagtcctGCGTGGGAGTGCTTAGACCCTCGGGCACTCTGGGTaggtggatttgagtcagtctgctACTCTGTATGCATATAATGTCTGTTACAGCTACAGTACATGAGCACCTCACTGTCATTGACTTAGAAGGTTATTGAGATCCTGAGTGCTGGCCTGTGTTGTGTTTTATAAGGCACATCGATGTTGACTCTGAATATGGCTTTGAATTCATCCACAGAAAAGGTGACGACAGACACCCCACCCTTGTTCAACCATATAAAACTTTTCACTGAGGGGGTTATGAAACCGCTTTGCCAAGACATGTTTAACACATTTCCACTTGGTCAAACCTGTTTACTGCCTTTCATTGACGCCATCTGACTCATTGAAATTAAGTTGCGTTCTCCTCACACAATTAGAAACATGTGCACATGAAGTATCATGATACTTCAAGTTCTGTTTTCACTGCACGTGTCTGCAAGCGGCGCCATCAAAGATGATTTTTTTTATGGCAATAGAAGGGAAGTTGGCGCAGAACACACATCTGAAAAAAGCTTcccagtgtttttgtgtgagtcATTATCTCTGTTAGTCTGTGTGAGTCACTATGCCAGCATGTCTACATCTGTCTGCATATCAATCACACAACCCCTATCATCTCTCGCCTCTAGCCAGGCTCAGTGTACTGGTTGGCCCCCATTGGCTAGTGAGATGTTAGCCTAGCATGCTAGCCTACCGTAGCAGCCCTATGCTAGTGGAAGCCATCTGTGCAGCCTGGTGACGCGACAGCCCCTGGCCTACATACTGACGCCTGCCCAGTCTGCCTCTGTAGACGTGCTGTAGGGACTGTCACTGACGGTAGAGCAGCAGACACAGTCtgacctgcttctctctctctctctgttgctttcCTTCATTTAggatgttctgtctctctctctctctctctcttcttgtcctCTTGGAGATATTTCTCATtgggtctttctctctcgcagTCTTTCTGGTTGTTTATGCTTGTCCTGGTCTCCTTGTTACCCTCCTATCCTCCGTCATCCTCTTAGGTCTGTTTACTGTCTCTATTTTTGACTTCCAAGTACCAGGGCCTGGGTTAGGTCAATAAAGAGGCATCAGTACAGTTGGGACTGTTTCTATCCGTGACTTttgaaatgggagtcaggtggctgagcggttagggaagcgggcttgtaatcagaaggttgccagttcgattcccggccgtgccagatgacgttgtgtccttgggcaaggcacttcaccctacttgcctcgggggaatgtccctgtacttactgtaagtcgctctggataagagcgtctgctaaatgtaaatgtaaatggtttctTTTGCAGCTAATTGCAATGTGATTCGTTATAAACTCAAATCCAATCTTTTTTGATCCAAGCTCTCAACATCTTTTTATGGGCTTCCGTCACATTGACTCACCGCTCTATAAAAGACAGCGTCATGATATGTCTCCATGGATTCGTAGTTTGATAGACGAAGCTTGAGATGTAGTAGGGCCACTGTTGCTCCGAGACTTGGTCGATATTGTCCTTACACCCCGGTTGGGCATTGTGTCTGTTATCTTGTTGAGTTGAGGGTTGTTTTGATGTAATTCTTCCCCTTGGTTAAGATAAGATGTGATAACGCTAAATTTGGGAGTTTGTTTGTACTTATCAGTGATGCTGGACCATTTCTGGTGTTATCTAAGCTTGGCTGCTGTGTGAATAGTAGGCCACGTGTCTCCTAGTGAGTTGGTTTTGCCCTCAGGGAAGCCTTTTTTGGATGGAGTCTGTCATTCAAATGAGAGGCTAGAGCTTGCAAATGATGTCTGCCCAATGGgtgtcacatgcacacaccccccccacacacacacacacacacacacacatacacacacacacgctgtatgAGGTGTTGCAGCTGTTGCCCATAGACAAAGCTTACAATGAATGGCTTCTGCAGCCCATGCCAAGCTCTTTGTCAGCACACGGGGTGTCATTTTTGCAGTTTCAACGCCCGACTTGTATTGGTTAAGTAATAAGTGATTGATTCATGGATCTGAATTGCAGACGACAAAAGCTAGGATGTGTCCTGTCCTTACGCTACGCGGGTTTTTACCATGTGACTGATTGCGTCAAGATTGGAAGTGTTTGTTTTAACAGACTGGGCTAATTCAGTGTCTCGAGTCATTAGGGGACGCTATTGTTTGTTCAAGctgacagtgtatgtgtgtgtgtgtgtatgtaccatGATAAAAGGCTAACgagtcacacagaaacacacacagaaacacacacacacatacggacaaGTGGACCAAAAATAAAGGTGTCCCCTTAATAGCATCGCAGTTGTCACTCTGACCGGCCAGGGGCGCGACCCCTTGCCCTTATCACTCAGGAGAGGTCTCGCCTCAGCGTTTCCATTATACTCCCAgggggtgcccccccccctccgtattGTGCCAGTCCGTGCCACTGCGACCGAGTCAGCGCGTTTCACGGCAGGCGTGCGTGGCATGGAGCTGCTTACCTCGTGTGAACTGCTGAAAGGGGACAGTGGGGTGGGGAGCATTCTGGCAGCCTACTGTTactacaccatcaccaccaggGCCCCTAAAGAGAAGGCCTGGTCTATATTGTCCTTTTGAATGTTTTATTGATGGATGCCTATCTGTGATTATTGGATGAAAATGTAACTTTTCCTTATGTTTCTACTAtgtacactgtatgtgtgtgtgtgtgtggaatgagaCAAAGGTATAGTCTGTCTGCTAccagacaaaataaataaataacgtaCAACCGAAATGTAGCTAATGTAAAGCCTCCGTTGCGGAAAATTCTGGAACAAAGAGAGCCAACTGTTGAATACAGAAAGGCGGAGTCAACAGTCCCTCAGCCAATGGACGGAGACCTAGCCACCAGGAATGGTTTAGAAATATGAACATGTTAACGATGGATATATTTGTTGGGAGGTTGAGACTTGTATATGAATGAGACGATTGGAATTGCATGTGTGATAGAAATCTGCCAAGTCGTGGGGGATGTTACCTTGAGATGTTTCGTTGACTCTGGTGGTGAGGCTGTGAAAAACGTCTCGATCTGTTTTTCCATCTCCTCTGAGCAACTGGCTTTGCTGCTTAACCCGTTTCAGTGCTGATGTCACAACCCTCTTAGAAGTCTGGCACTAATCACGTCCTTtcctgtttgcctgtgtgtgtgtgtgtgtgtgtgcgtgtgtgtagacaAACACATTGCTAATCTCTTCGCCATACATTTGATTAGCTCAGCGAATCTAACCCCTTCATTTGATTAGGGGATGTGGCTTACCTTGAGCAAGTCATTTTGGGTGCAATCATAGTGTGCACTGCAGCCAGGGATACAATGGTTAATTTTGTCTTGAGGATCTTCCATCCATCTACTTTATGTGTCTTCTTTTACCAGAAGGTGTTCGAAGTGTTCTGTTTTCCGTATCATTTTAAGGAAGAAACCTAGCTatgaatcagaaggttgccggttcgcttcccggccgtgcgaaatgacgttgtatccttgggcaaggcacttcaccctacttgcctcggggggaatgtccctgtgcttactgtaagtcgctctggataagagcgtctgctaaatgactaaatgcgaaaagtaaatgtgtgtctgtcaccATGGCATTGTTTGTTCCTCAGCCCTCGACTGCACTGTCCTTAATGCTAGTCTGCTCAGCTTCCTTTCAATTAG
The Osmerus mordax isolate fOsmMor3 chromosome 25, fOsmMor3.pri, whole genome shotgun sequence DNA segment above includes these coding regions:
- the smg8 gene encoding nonsense-mediated mRNA decay factor SMG8; the protein is MNMAAPLSVASLLQSEVIEDALYKDEGLCVLGVFGKSAMQPGSPKESLINTLADKHIFPLFGGIDETEIQSGGSLIQAYYSQENRVLYLIMTSVCDNQQLLRACESLSAGIGHSEAHEFWKGADKQHCLHLLYLFSLCHVLLLVHPTCSFDVSYDRLFRALDAFRQKALPLLRAAIKDSPISKEWKLNCRPCPPRLLFVFQMNGAMRVSGSGGNGMDAGGNPDKPKKHSPRRRLQHALEDQIYRIFRKSRVLTNQSSNCLFTVPANQAFVYVIPGAEEDPVGALLSQLRSNCALRENDTNTSVSGPRRYQQMRHSARQPSFTVESSSISPGGQLVDCTLKEFLWQHVELVLTKKGFDDSVGRNPQPSHFELPTYSKWAQVASRLYQVMIDNTEEETAELAIKVQAQLKVLEGFLDADAKFSENRCQKALPLAHSAYQSNLPHNYTTTVHKNQLALALRVYSQHARGVAFQRYALQLHEDCYKFWSNGHQLCEERSLTDQHCVHKFHLLPQPGEKPEMDCNPPVLHHNSRGRSTSSCNCGRKQAPREDPFDIQAANYDFFQMLEEKCCGKLERIEFPVFQPSTLDPAPACDDAPMPSEGSGPASGPSDGEGLKEREPPAAATTTTTTTTTTTHSHTPGESTSLSLALSLGQSTDSLGPYGDGEGSEAQGPQKRPSLVDRQPSTVEYLPGMLHLGCPKGLLPKFSSWSLVKLGPAKAYNCHTGLEQPGFLPGSSFLLPWDVVIRSRSEEDAGLAEPLDGSSSSWPAPNKSLSGKRGSAGGLGRGRRRDDMARAFVGFEYEDSRGRRFFSSGPDKIVKVLGPGGAKEPATRTLNTDMPLYIPSPAQGRGLKPHYAQLARLFVVVPDAPLEITLNPQVQPGPPPCPVFHPEHTELVLPPDGLWVLRFPYSYVTERGPCYPPKENQPLTNYKVLRGILRANTASVPQQ